AGATTCATCTTTTATATAAACAATTGCTCCAGCATGACCCATCTTTTTTTGTTTTGGTGCATTTTTGCCAGCAATATATGCAATAACTTTTTTTGACATGCTTTTTATTGTATCTAGGGCTTTAATTTCTAAATTTCCGCCAATTTCGCCAATCATAATAACGCATTTAGTTTGGGGATCATTTTCAAAAAAATTTAATACCTCAGCAAAACTCATACCCAAAACTGCATCACCACCAATACCTAAAGCTGTCGAAATACCATAACCTGCTTCTTTTAACTGCAGGGCAATCTCGTACATAAGCGTACCTGACCTTGAAACTAGGCCAATATTGCCTTTGTTAAATATTTGCTCTGGCATGATACCAAGCTTGCATTCATTTGGTGATATTATACCTGGTGTATTTGGACCAATGATTTTCATGTCACTTTTTTGTGCAAATGCTTTGACTTTTAACATATCTTGCAAGGGTATGCCTTCTGTTATTACAATCGCTAGTTTTATACCCGCATCTTGGGCTTCTAATATGGCATCTGCAGCACTATTTGCAGGCACAAATATTAAACTTGTATCTGCATTTACATGTTGTAGTGCTTCATAGACACAATTAAAAACAGGGATGTCAAGTCCTTCAACGTATGATTTACCAAAGCTAACACCTGCTACAATTTTTGAACCGTATTGTAAGCAAAGTTTTGTATGCAATATACCCTGCTTGCCAAGACCCTGTACTATTGCTTTAGTTGATGTGTTAATTAATATACTCAATTTTTTTCTCCAGCAAGAAGTATGGTTTTTTCAATGCCTTCTCTTAAGTTTTTTGCCATACTGATGTTGCTTTTTTTATAAGCATTTAAAATATCAATTGCTTCTTTTTTGTTTGCACCTTCAAGTCTAGCAACAATCGGCAAATTAAAGCTATAGGCATTGCAGAAATCAACCAAAGCTTGTGCAACTATATCGCATCTTACAATGCCTCCAATAATATTGACAAATATAACTTTTACCCTTGTATCCTGGTGGATAATCTCTAACGCTTTAAAAATTGATTCTTTGGTAGCACTGCCTTTTATATCCAAAAAATTTGCGCATTTGCCACCGAAGTCTTCTATTGTATCCAAACAAGCCATTGCAAGTCCTGCCCCATTAACCACCATAGCAATATTTCCATCTAGCCTTACATAATTTAAGTTATTTTGGCTTGCTTGAAACTCAAGGGGCTCTTGTTGTAATATGTCTGTATATGACAGGATTTTTTCCTGTCTAAAAAGTGCGTTATCATCTATTACAATTTTTGCATCAAGTGCAAAAAAATCACTACCGGTATCAAGCAAAGGGTTTATTTCTAAAAGTTCTGCATCGATATCTTTGTAAAGCATAAAAAGTTTTGATATTAAAACTACAAAATTATTTGCTTTATCTTTTTCAAAATTAAAAGCGCATGTCGCTTTTTTTGCGTAAAATTTGGAAAAACCCAGAAGTGGATCTATACAGACCGTATTGCTTTTGCTTACTTTGAAGGTTTCTTGAATATCTATTCCACCTTCTTTTGAAACAAGTATAGTATTGCATTGATTGTTTCTATCTGCAAAAATGCTTACATATAGCTCTTGATTACCCAGTAGAGCTTCTTCAATATAGACAGCAGATACAATTTTTCCTTCTTTTGGCGTTTGGGGCGTTATTATGCGTTTGCCTAAGAATTTTTTACAGAAGCTAATAGCTTCTTGCTTATTATAAATCTTTTGAATGCCCCCAGCTTTGTTTCTTGCTCCTGCGTGAACCTGTACTTTTGCAATGTAGGTTTTACCTGTTTCAAATGGTATGCTATCTATTTGTTTCGTATTTGTTACGACAAAACCTTTAGGTATATTTACACCATATCTTACTAATAGTTCTTTTGCCTGATACTCGTGTATATTCATTTGTAAGCTACATTAGCATACTTTAAACTTTTTTTCAAATAAAAGTTTATTCGTAGAGGTCGTAGAAGCTTGACTTTGATATTACTATATCTTCAAAATTTCCTACTTGCCTTTCTCTTTTTAGTTTAACTAAACCGTCAATCTCAGGTGCATCTAAAAAGCTTCTTGCTATTTTTGGACCATCTATAATCACTTTTAATTTTTTGCCAATAAATCGTTCTAAGTTTTTTTTGCTTAATCTTTTTTGTGTATCAAGTAATAGTGCTTTTCTTTTTCTTTTTGTATTATAGGCAACAACATTACCATAAGTGGCACTTTTTGTATTTTCTTCTTTTGAGTATTCAAATGCTCCAAGCCTATCAATCCTGTAATTGTTTATAAAATCCAAAATTTCATTAAAATCTTTTTCTTCTTCGTGAGGGAAACCTATAATAAAAGTTGATCGTATAGCAACATCATATTTCAAAAGTTTATCAAATAAATTGCAGATAAATTTCTTATCATAGTTTCTTTGCATGAGTTTTAATATTTTATCACTTACATGCTGAAGTGGTATATCAAAATATGGCACAATGCTGGGTGTTGAGGCAATTGTGTCTATTAAGTCGTCAGTTATGGAAGATGGATACAGGTAGAGTACCCTTATCCAGTAATTGCCTTCAATTTTAGATAAATCTTTTAAGAGCTTTGAGAGGTTATTGTTATTGTAACAGGAGGTGTCTTGAGCTATAAGAACAATTTCTCTTATACCTTTTTCAAGCAATTGGATAAATTCGCTTTTTATATATTCTGGATTTTTTTGTCTGTATGGACCTCTTATTTGAGGTATTGTGCAAAAACTGCAATTGTGGTGACATCCATCGGATATGCGTAAATATGCATAAGGGTACGTTGTAATTATTCTTTCTTCAATGCCGAATGGTTTTACAAAATCGCAGTAATTAAATTTTTTGTTTAAATTAACAAAATTTGTACTGTTTGTATCAACAAACACATCAATTTCTGGTATTTGCGATTCAATTTGATTTTTAAATCTGCTTATAAGACAGCCTGCCACTACAAGTTTTTGATTTTCTTTTTTGTTTTGAGCGACTTCTAAAATTGTATTAACAGATTCTTTAATAGCCTTTTGTATAAAAGCGCAAGTGTTAACAAACAATATATCAGCTTTCTCTGGATCGTATACAAATTCAATATTTTGTTTTGAAAAGTTATAAAGTATATTTTCTGTGTCAACCAAATTTTTTGGGCAACCTAAACTTATCACATAGCATTTCATGATAAAACTTTTCTAAGTGTAGCACTTTTTGCTTTTTTTATATCATCAATGGGTACATTTATTAAATCGTTTATTTTTAGAGTCTGTTCTTGTGTGGTAAAGCCTAACCTATATGCATTTATTCCGCTTTCATAAGCAATGGATTCTATAGTGTCAAAGTCTTGATTTTTAATTTCAATTATAATGTTTGCTTGAGACTCGCTAAATAAAAACTCGTGTGGGTTGGAATTTATATTGATTTTAATATCGCACCCAATATTGTTTTCGCACATAGAAGCCAAACAGCATGCAAGCCCGCCCATTGAAATATCTTTTGCGCTGACAATTAGTCTGTATTTTTTATGTGCGATATCAAAAAATTTTTTTAAAGATAAATGCAGTTTGACTTTTGGGTCAGGGATTTTACCATCTATTTTATTGTAGAACCAATAAAGATACTGGCTTGCACCCAGGTTTAATTCTATATCATTAAGTAAGACTATAGTATTATTAGCAAATTGAAATTGGCTTTTAAGCACATCTTGCATATTTGAGACACCAACCATTGCAATTGTAGGCGTTGGAAATATGTTTTGTGAAGTTGTTTCGTTATATAAACTTACATTTCCGCTTACAACAGGTGTATTTAATTTAGCACATGTATCTTTTATGCCTTCAATGGATTGCACAAACTGCCACATAATTTCTGGGTTTTGTGGGTTTCCGAAATTAAGACAATCAGTAATAGCAATAGGATTTCCGCCGCTTGCAATTATATTTCTATAACTTTCCAGCACAGCTATAGCAGATCCATTATAAGGATCAAGATAACAATATATGGGGTTTACGCTTGTACTTGCAAAAACAGCCATACCTGTTTGCTTTACAGCTATTGCGCATGCATCGCCTTCTGGTCCCTTTAGTGTATTTGTTTGGACTGTTGAGTCATATTGTTCAAAAATTGGCGATTTATCGCATAAATTTGGGCTTGAAAGCAACGACAAAAGCTTGCTTGATAAGTCATCAGGTGTTTCAAGTTCAATCTCTTTGTTTATTTTATCAATGTAGGCAGGTTTTTTATATTTTCTATCATAAACAGGTGCTTCAATTAAGTTTAAGTCAAACTCCCCTACAATATCATTTTTGTAGTAAAGAACGACTTTTTTGTCTTTTATTACTTTTCCTATAATAGTTGCATCTAAACTCCATTTTTTAAATATGTCTAAAATCTCTTTACTATTTTTAGGCTCAGCTATTATAAGCATTCGCTCCTGGCTTTCAGACAACATTATTTCAAGCGGTGTCATTGATTCTCTCAAAGGCACATTATCAAGATACAATTCAACACCTAAGCCACCTTTTTCAACCATCTCAAATGCACTGGAAGTAAGGCCTGCTGCACCCATATCCTGTATCGCTTCAACTAAAGATTTATCCATTACCTCTAAGCAGGCTTCTATTAATAGCTTTTCTGTAAAAGGGTCTCCAATTTGGACAGTTGGTCTGTTTTTTATTGATTCTTCGTCAAACGAACTTGAAGCCATAGTGGCGCCATGTATACCGTCTTTGCCTGTTTTTGATCCCACGTATATCACATCTGCACCAACTGTTTTTGCTATGCTCAAAAAAATCTTTTCTTTTTTAGTTATACCTAAAGTAAATGCATTAACCAGAATATTATTGTTATAGCAATCCAAAAACATAGTTTGACCGCTTGCAGTGGGAACTCCAACGCAATTGCCGTAATCACCAACACCTCTTACAACACCGTCAAGTAAATATGGCGTTTTTGAATGATTTAATGATCCAAAAAATAGCGCATCCATATTGAGCACCGGTCTTGCACCCATAGTAAAGACATCCCTTAATATACCTCCAACACCAGTTGCAGCACCGTTATATGGATCTATATAAGACGGATGATTATGAGATTCCATTTTAAAAACAGCTACATAACCATCTCCAATATCAATTACGCCTGCATTTTCTCCAGGACCTATGACAACCTTATCAGATTTTGTTGGAAGTTTTTTTAAATGAATTTTTGATGATTTGTAACTGCAATGCTCACTCCATAGCGAAAAAATTATTGCCTCTTCAATTTCCGTTGGTTTTCTTTTAAGTCTGTTTTCAAGTATGGCTAACTCTTCTGAATCAAGAAAATGTTTTTTCATACTACAATCCTCGTTAATTCTTTGAATTTTCTAACAAATTCATGTACACCTTTATTAAATAAGGCGCTTCCTACAATAATTTCGTTTGTTCCTGCATCTATTAAGCTTTTAATATTATTTAGATTTACACCACCATCTACCTGTATAACATAATCAAGATTATTTGTGTATCTGTATTTTGCTAAATACTCTATTTTTCTTAAGCTATTTTCAATAAATACCTGACCACCAAATCCTGGATTTACAGACATAACAAGAACGCCATCAACATAATCTAAAATGTAATCTAAAACAGTAGGAGAAGTTGCAGGGTTTATGGAAACTAAAGCTCTTACTTTTTTTTCTTTAATAGTGCTAATAAGTCTGTTTAGATGAATGTCCGCTTCTTGATGCACGCTTATAGAATAAGCGCCTGCATTTGCGAATTTTTCTACCCAAAAAGATGGATTTTCTACCATAAGATGGACATCTAGATCTAGATTTGAGATTGAATGAATTTGTTTTACAATATCTGGTCCTATAGTTATGTTTGGTACAAAATGACCATCCATAATATCTAAATGAATCAAATCGCAACCCGAATTTTGAATCTCTTTAATTTCATTTTCAAGTCTTAAAAAATTACATGATAAAATTGAAGCTAAAAGTTTAATTTGTGTCATTTTCAATCTCTCCTACTATTTCTTCCATTATATCCTGTAAGCTTACAACACCGATGCTTGATCTGTGATCGTCTACTACGATAAGCAAATGACTTTTTCGCTTTATCATAAATTTAAATGCCCTATCAATTTTTATACTATAATTAATAAATATCGGTTTTCGAGCTATTGATAGAATTGTTTGATTTTTATCAATATCAAATGCCCATTTTTTCTTTATTAAATCTTTTACATATAAAACACCCACAACATTATTTCGTTTTTGCTTGTATATGGGTATCCTGTTGTATTTTAGGTTACTTAAGTGTTTTATAAAAGACTCAATTCTTGTGTTTGCTTCAAACATCAATACCTTCCTTAACGGTATCATTATATCTTTTATTTGTTTTTCTTCAAACTCAAAAACATTTTCTATCATTTGTTGTTCTTGCTTATCAAAAATATTTTTTGAGCTTGCTACAATATTTTTGAACTCTTTTTCTGTTATGGTTAAAACATTTTCTTGTTTTAAGTTTTTAAAAAAAAATCTTTTAAATAGATTAATTATACTGGTAAAAGTACTAACAATAGGCGAAGTTATTTTAAANNNNNNNNNNAAATATAAAGAGGTCTAGCAAATAATGTAGATATAAAAATATTGTTTTTAACAGCTATACTTTTTGGTGTAATTTCACCAAAAAGCAATAATAAAAAAACAACAATTCCACTTGATATGGCAAGATATTTA
The nucleotide sequence above comes from Desulfurella sp.. Encoded proteins:
- the purL gene encoding phosphoribosylformylglycinamidine synthase subunit PurL; amino-acid sequence: MKKHFLDSEELAILENRLKRKPTEIEEAIIFSLWSEHCSYKSSKIHLKKLPTKSDKVVIGPGENAGVIDIGDGYVAVFKMESHNHPSYIDPYNGAATGVGGILRDVFTMGARPVLNMDALFFGSLNHSKTPYLLDGVVRGVGDYGNCVGVPTASGQTMFLDCYNNNILVNAFTLGITKKEKIFLSIAKTVGADVIYVGSKTGKDGIHGATMASSSFDEESIKNRPTVQIGDPFTEKLLIEACLEVMDKSLVEAIQDMGAAGLTSSAFEMVEKGGLGVELYLDNVPLRESMTPLEIMLSESQERMLIIAEPKNSKEILDIFKKWSLDATIIGKVIKDKKVVLYYKNDIVGEFDLNLIEAPVYDRKYKKPAYIDKINKEIELETPDDLSSKLLSLLSSPNLCDKSPIFEQYDSTVQTNTLKGPEGDACAIAVKQTGMAVFASTSVNPIYCYLDPYNGSAIAVLESYRNIIASGGNPIAITDCLNFGNPQNPEIMWQFVQSIEGIKDTCAKLNTPVVSGNVSLYNETTSQNIFPTPTIAMVGVSNMQDVLKSQFQFANNTIVLLNDIELNLGASQYLYWFYNKIDGKIPDPKVKLHLSLKKFFDIAHKKYRLIVSAKDISMGGLACCLASMCENNIGCDIKININSNPHEFLFSESQANIIIEIKNQDFDTIESIAYESGINAYRLGFTTQEQTLKINDLINVPIDDIKKAKSATLRKVLS
- the sucC gene encoding ADP-forming succinate--CoA ligase subunit beta, translated to MNIHEYQAKELLVRYGVNIPKGFVVTNTKQIDSIPFETGKTYIAKVQVHAGARNKAGGIQKIYNKQEAISFCKKFLGKRIITPQTPKEGKIVSAVYIEEALLGNQELYVSIFADRNNQCNTILVSKEGGIDIQETFKVSKSNTVCIDPLLGFSKFYAKKATCAFNFEKDKANNFVVLISKLFMLYKDIDAELLEINPLLDTGSDFFALDAKIVIDDNALFRQEKILSYTDILQQEPLEFQASQNNLNYVRLDGNIAMVVNGAGLAMACLDTIEDFGGKCANFLDIKGSATKESIFKALEIIHQDTRVKVIFVNIIGGIVRCDIVAQALVDFCNAYSFNLPIVARLEGANKKEAIDILNAYKKSNISMAKNLREGIEKTILLAGEKN
- a CDS encoding CBS domain-containing protein → FKITSPIVSTFTSIINLFKRFFFKNLKQENVLTITEKEFKNIVASSKNIFDKQEQQMIENVFEFEEKQIKDIMIPLRKVLMFEANTRIESFIKHLSNLKYNRIPIYKQKRNNVVGVLYVKDLIKKKWAFDIDKNQTILSIARKPIFINYSIKIDRAFKFMIKRKSHLLIVVDDHRSSIGVVSLQDIMEEIVGEIENDTN
- the rpe gene encoding ribulose-phosphate 3-epimerase, which gives rise to MTQIKLLASILSCNFLRLENEIKEIQNSGCDLIHLDIMDGHFVPNITIGPDIVKQIHSISNLDLDVHLMVENPSFWVEKFANAGAYSISVHQEADIHLNRLISTIKEKKVRALVSINPATSPTVLDYILDYVDGVLVMSVNPGFGGQVFIENSLRKIEYLAKYRYTNNLDYVIQVDGGVNLNNIKSLIDAGTNEIIVGSALFNKGVHEFVRKFKELTRIVV
- the rimO gene encoding 30S ribosomal protein S12 methylthiotransferase RimO → MKCYVISLGCPKNLVDTENILYNFSKQNIEFVYDPEKADILFVNTCAFIQKAIKESVNTILEVAQNKKENQKLVVAGCLISRFKNQIESQIPEIDVFVDTNSTNFVNLNKKFNYCDFVKPFGIEERIITTYPYAYLRISDGCHHNCSFCTIPQIRGPYRQKNPEYIKSEFIQLLEKGIREIVLIAQDTSCYNNNNLSKLLKDLSKIEGNYWIRVLYLYPSSITDDLIDTIASTPSIVPYFDIPLQHVSDKILKLMQRNYDKKFICNLFDKLLKYDVAIRSTFIIGFPHEEEKDFNEILDFINNYRIDRLGAFEYSKEENTKSATYGNVVAYNTKRKRKALLLDTQKRLSKKNLERFIGKKLKVIIDGPKIARSFLDAPEIDGLVKLKRERQVGNFEDIVISKSSFYDLYE
- the sucD gene encoding succinate--CoA ligase subunit alpha; this translates as MSILINTSTKAIVQGLGKQGILHTKLCLQYGSKIVAGVSFGKSYVEGLDIPVFNCVYEALQHVNADTSLIFVPANSAADAILEAQDAGIKLAIVITEGIPLQDMLKVKAFAQKSDMKIIGPNTPGIISPNECKLGIMPEQIFNKGNIGLVSRSGTLMYEIALQLKEAGYGISTALGIGGDAVLGMSFAEVLNFFENDPQTKCVIMIGEIGGNLEIKALDTIKSMSKKVIAYIAGKNAPKQKKMGHAGAIVYIKDES